The Streptomyces sp. cg36 genomic interval GCACCACCGTGTTCGATCCGCATCCACGGAGCCTTCGCATGCCCCTGCCCACACGCCCCTCCGCACCCGTGCCCGCACGGCCCCCGGCCCCGGCGCGCACCCGATGAACGCGACGCACCCCGCGCCGGACACCGCCTCGGTCGTGATCGTGGGCGCCGGTCCGCGCGGCACCGGATTCCTGGAGCGGCTCGCCGCCAACCTGCCCGAGCTGTACGGGGACCGGCCGCTGGAGGTCCACCTCGTCGACCCGTACCCGCCGGGCGGCGGCCGGATCTGGCGCGCCGGGCAGTCGCCGCTGCTGTGGATGAACTCCATGGCCGAGGACGTCACCATGTTCACCGACGAGACGGTCGAGCTGGCGGGCCCGGTGCGGCCGGGGCCCACCCTCGCCGAATGGGCCGGGCTCGACGGCCAGACCTTCCCCGGCCGCCGCACCCAGGGCGCCTATCTGCGCTGGGTCTACGAGCGGGCGGTCCGGGCGCTGGGCCCGGCCGTGACCGTACGCGAACACCGCACCCGGGTGCTGCGCGTCGGCGGGCCGCGCGAGGGCCGCCAGCGGGTGTGGCTGGAAGGGCGCGCCGAGCCGCTCACCGCCGACCTCGTGGTGCTCGCCCTCGGCCACCTGGACGCCGAACCCGACGACGAGCAGCGGGAGTTGACCGCCTTCGCGGCCCGGCACGGCCTGGTCCACCTGCCGCCCGCCTTCACCGCCGACTGCGACCTGTCGGCCCTCGCCCCCGGCGAACCCGTCATCGTGCGCGGCTTCGGGCTCGCCTTCATCGACCTCATGGTGCTGCTCACCGAGGGGCGCGGCGGACACCACGACGACAGCGGCGCCTACCACCCGTCGGGCCGGGAGCCGGTGCTGTACGTCGGGTCGCGGCGCGGGGTCCCCTACCACTCCAAGATCGGATACGGCTGGCAGGGCGAACGGCCTCCGCTGCCCCGCTTCTTCGGCCCCGAGGCCGTCGGGAAGCTGCTCGGCTCGGCCGCGCCGCCCGACTTCCGGCGGGACGTGTGGCCGCTCATCGCCAAGGAGCTCGGCTTCGCCCACTACCACCGGCTCTTCACCGCCCACCCCGGCCGCACGGCCATGGCCTGGAGCGACTTCGAGGAGAAGTACGCGGCGGCCGGACCCGGCGGCCCCGAGTCGGCGGCCCTGGTCGCCGCCGCCGTTCCCGACCCGGCCGACCGCCTCGACCTGGAGGCCCTCGACCACCCGCTGGACGGGGTGCGCTACCCCTCCGGCGACGCGCTCCAGGAGGGGCTGCGCGCCTACATCGGCCAGGACCTGGCACGCCGTCACGACCCGGAGCACAGCGCCGACCTGGCCGTCTTCCTCGGGCTGCTGAGCGCGTACGGACAGCTGCCGGGCCTCGGCGACCCGGGCCCCTGGTGGCACGGCTTCTTCAGCTACCTGGCGTCCGGGCCGCCCGGACCCCGGCTGCGCCAGCTGCTCGCGCTCTCCGAGGCCGGGGTGGTCCGCTTCCTCGGGGCGGACCTCGTCGTGGAGTGCGACGAGGACGCGGGGGAGTTCCGGGCGGGCGGCGCCAGTGTGCCGGGGGAGTGGACACGGGCGCGCGCCCTGGTCGAGGCCCGGCTGCCCGAGCCGTCGCTGGAGCGCACCCGGAGCCCGCTGCTGCGCGCCCTGCACCGGGACGGCGCCGCCGCCACCGGGACCGGGCTGCTGCACGTGGACCCCGGCGACGGGCGGGTCCTGGACCGCGCCGGGCGCCCGCATCCGCGCCGCTTCGCGCTGGGCCCGCACACCACGGCGCGGGCGGCCGGGGCCTTCACCCGGCCGCGCACCGGCGGCCCCGCGTTCCGGCAGAACGACGCCAGCGCACGGGCCGCCCTGACGCTCCTGCGCGACCTCGCCCGCCATCCCGTCGGCGCCTGACCGGCCGCACGCAGGACCCGGCCGGCGAGTCCGTCGGCCGGATCGCTTCGCCGCACCAGGGGCGCGGGGTCTTCCGCACGGATCGCTCCGGGCCGACACCGCGTTCGCCTCTGGGGTTCCCCACCCCCGTATGGAAGGGTTGACACATGAGCACCGACGCGGCGAGAGACCCGCACGAGGCGGCACAGGAGTGGAAGCACTGGCACGAGCACCGCGTCGCCGCGGTCTCGGCGCCCCACGGCCCCCTGGCCCTGACCGGCACCCACTGGCTCGCGGACGCGGTGGAGGGTCGAATTCCGGCCGTGCCCGGCGAGTGGCGCGAAGACGGCGACGCGCTGGTCCTGCGGGCCGTCGAGCAGGACGGGATCACCCTGGACGGCGAGCCGTTCACGGGCGAGGCCCGGCTGGGCGCCGACCACGCGCCGGTCGGCGAGTCCCGGCTGGCCCAGGGCGCGCGGCGGCTCGTGGTGCTGCGCCGCGAAGGGCTGTGGGCGGTCCGGGTCTGGGACCCCGAGGCCCCGGCCCGGCGCGCCTTCGCGGGCATCGGGGCGACGCCGTACGAGGAGCGCTGGGCGGTGCCGGGCACCTTCCGCCCGTACGACCGGACGCGGACGGTCCGGGTCGCCAACGCCGACGGGGTCGAGCGCGGTCTGGGGCTCGGCGGCGAGCTCGCCTTCGCGCTCGACGGCCGGAACCACACCCTTCAGGTGGCGGTCGAGGAGGACGGCGCGCTCTGGGCGGTGTTCGCGGACGCGACCAGCGGGGACTCCAGCTTCCGGTTCCGTTTCCTGCGCCCCGGCGCACCCGACGCGCACGGACGCGTGACGGTGGACTTCAACCGCGCGCTGCTGCCCCCGTGCGCCTTCGCCGCGCACTTCATCTGCCCCTTCCCGCCCCCGGGGAACACCCTGGACACGGCGGTCGCGGCCGGTGAGCGGACCGTCCTCACCAACTGACCCACCCGTCCCCAACTCCCCGCGGCCCGGCCGAAAGGCGCCCTTGCGCCCGGTGGCCGGGCCGCCGAATACTCCCTAACCAGCGCTTGTCAGGAGCACGGCGGCGCTGCATTGTGCTGCCGCCATCCCTGGCCGCGCCTCACGGGGTCCCCCCACGCCACCCGGGCCCCTCGATTCCCCTCGGGAGGAAAAGAAGTGAGGATCGAGCGCACCACCCCCACCCGCCGCGGCGGTCTCGCGAGACGCACCAAGGCAGTCGCCGTCACCACCGGCTTCCTGGCCGCCGCCGCCCTCGCGGTCCCCACCGCCACCGCCAGCCCGCACCAGGTGTTCAGCGCCCACCAGCTCTCCGCCGCGGGCGACGCCGTGCTCGGCGCCGACGTCGCGGGCACCGCCTGGCACGTCGACCCCGCCGACCACACGCTGGTCGTGACCGCCGACTCCGGCGTCACCCAGTCGGACATCGCCAGGATCAAGCGGCAGGCGGGCGCCAACGCGTCCGCGATACGCGTCGAACGGACCACCGGGAAGATCAGCAAGCTGCTCGCGGGCGGAGACGCCATCTACGCGCCGAGCTGGCGCTGCTCCCTGGGCTTCAACGTCCGCAAGGGCAGCACCTACTACTTCCTGACCGCCGGCCACTGCACCGAGGGCTACCCGAACTACTACACGAGCTCCTCGCACTCGACCTCCATCGGCCCCACGGTCGGCACCAGCTTCCCGGGCAACGACTACGGCCTGGTGCAGTACACCAACACCTCGCTCGCCCACCCCGGCACGGTCGGCAGCCAGGACATCACCTCGGCCGCCAACCCCACGGTCGGCCAGACCGTCACCCGGCGCGGCTCCACCACCGGCATCCACAGCGG includes:
- a CDS encoding FAD/NAD(P)-binding protein — protein: MNATHPAPDTASVVIVGAGPRGTGFLERLAANLPELYGDRPLEVHLVDPYPPGGGRIWRAGQSPLLWMNSMAEDVTMFTDETVELAGPVRPGPTLAEWAGLDGQTFPGRRTQGAYLRWVYERAVRALGPAVTVREHRTRVLRVGGPREGRQRVWLEGRAEPLTADLVVLALGHLDAEPDDEQRELTAFAARHGLVHLPPAFTADCDLSALAPGEPVIVRGFGLAFIDLMVLLTEGRGGHHDDSGAYHPSGREPVLYVGSRRGVPYHSKIGYGWQGERPPLPRFFGPEAVGKLLGSAAPPDFRRDVWPLIAKELGFAHYHRLFTAHPGRTAMAWSDFEEKYAAAGPGGPESAALVAAAVPDPADRLDLEALDHPLDGVRYPSGDALQEGLRAYIGQDLARRHDPEHSADLAVFLGLLSAYGQLPGLGDPGPWWHGFFSYLASGPPGPRLRQLLALSEAGVVRFLGADLVVECDEDAGEFRAGGASVPGEWTRARALVEARLPEPSLERTRSPLLRALHRDGAAATGTGLLHVDPGDGRVLDRAGRPHPRRFALGPHTTARAAGAFTRPRTGGPAFRQNDASARAALTLLRDLARHPVGA
- a CDS encoding S1 family peptidase, translating into MRIERTTPTRRGGLARRTKAVAVTTGFLAAAALAVPTATASPHQVFSAHQLSAAGDAVLGADVAGTAWHVDPADHTLVVTADSGVTQSDIARIKRQAGANASAIRVERTTGKISKLLAGGDAIYAPSWRCSLGFNVRKGSTYYFLTAGHCTEGYPNYYTSSSHSTSIGPTVGTSFPGNDYGLVQYTNTSLAHPGTVGSQDITSAANPTVGQTVTRRGSTTGIHSGRVTALNATVNYGGGDVVYGLIQTTVCAEPGDSGGPLYAGSTALGLTSGGSGNCSSGGTTFFQPVVEALNAYGVSVY
- a CDS encoding DUF1684 domain-containing protein, translated to MSTDAARDPHEAAQEWKHWHEHRVAAVSAPHGPLALTGTHWLADAVEGRIPAVPGEWREDGDALVLRAVEQDGITLDGEPFTGEARLGADHAPVGESRLAQGARRLVVLRREGLWAVRVWDPEAPARRAFAGIGATPYEERWAVPGTFRPYDRTRTVRVANADGVERGLGLGGELAFALDGRNHTLQVAVEEDGALWAVFADATSGDSSFRFRFLRPGAPDAHGRVTVDFNRALLPPCAFAAHFICPFPPPGNTLDTAVAAGERTVLTN